GCAAGGGCGAGAAGCCGCGCCGCGGCGGCACCCTCCGGGTCGGCGCCCTGGGCCGGGCCTCGGCCATCACCCGCGACCCGCACGGCACGCAGGCCAACGAGAGCGACTACCTGATCATCTCGCTGGTGTACGACACGCTGACCGTCCCCGGTGCCAAGCCCAACACCGTCCCCCGCCTCGCCGCGAGCTGGCAGGCCTCGGACGACCTCAAGACCTGGCGCTTCACCCTCGCGAAGGGCGCGAAGTTCCACGACGGCACCCCGGTCACCGCCGAGGACGTCGTCTGGTCCCTGAAGCGGCTGCGGGCCACCCCCTCCGGCGCCTCCCGGCTGCCCGGCATCAAGGCCGAGAACATCAAGGCCGAGGGCACGGACACCGTCGTCCTGGTCTCCGACTACCCCAACGCCGAACTGCCCCAGCTGACCCGGCTGACGACGTTCGTGCTGAAGAAGGACACCAAGGACTCCGACCTCGGCAAGGCACCCGGCACCGGCCCCTTCAAGCTCGACTGGTTCCGCTCCGGCAACGCCCGCCTGGTCCGCAACGCCGACTGGTACGGCGGCGACGTGCACCTCGACGCCATCGAGGTCAAGATCTTCGAAAGCCCCCAGGCGATGGCCAACGCCCTGCTGGCCGGGCAGATCGACGTCGCCTCCAACGTCGGCGCGGTGGCGGCCCGCACGGCCGAGAAGCGCGGCGACGTCCAGGTCGTGCGCCGCCCCAACGACATGGCGATGCCGATCGTCATGCGCACCGCCGACGGACCGTTCGCGGACGTGAAGGTACGGGAGGCGCTGCGGCTGGCCGTGGACCGCGAGGCCATGGTCAAGCAGGTCCTCTCCGGCTACGGCACGGTCGCCAACGACATCCTCGGCACCGGCGACCCCGCCTACGCCAAGGACCTCCCGCAGCGCGCCCGCGACCTGGCCAAGGCCAAGCAACTGCTGAAGGAGGCCGGCTTCGACACCTCGAAGACGTACAAGCTGCTGACCACGGAGGACATCGCCGGGCTCGCCGAGTCGGCGACGCTGTTCGCCTCCCAGGTCCGCGAGGCCGGGGTGAAGGTCGAGGTCGTCCGGCAGGAGTCGGCGACCTTCTGGGACAAGACCTGGCTCAAGGGCGACCTCTACACCACCTACTGGGGCACCAACGACTCCGTGGTGTTCTTCGCCAGCAAGACCATGGTCTCCGACTCCGGGCAGAACGAGGCCGGCTGGAAGAACAAGGAGTTCGACGCCGCCTACCGCAAGGC
This genomic stretch from Streptomyces sp. Go-475 harbors:
- a CDS encoding ABC transporter substrate-binding protein, whose translation is MNVNRRQVLWAGGAIGASALLAACGSGDETSAKSPAGKGEKPRRGGTLRVGALGRASAITRDPHGTQANESDYLIISLVYDTLTVPGAKPNTVPRLAASWQASDDLKTWRFTLAKGAKFHDGTPVTAEDVVWSLKRLRATPSGASRLPGIKAENIKAEGTDTVVLVSDYPNAELPQLTRLTTFVLKKDTKDSDLGKAPGTGPFKLDWFRSGNARLVRNADWYGGDVHLDAIEVKIFESPQAMANALLAGQIDVASNVGAVAARTAEKRGDVQVVRRPNDMAMPIVMRTADGPFADVKVREALRLAVDREAMVKQVLSGYGTVANDILGTGDPAYAKDLPQRARDLAKAKQLLKEAGFDTSKTYKLLTTEDIAGLAESATLFASQVREAGVKVEVVRQESATFWDKTWLKGDLYTTYWGTNDSVVFFASKTMVSDSGQNEAGWKNKEFDAAYRKAMATKDAAERAKVLHQLQQIEHDASGYLLWGMADGIDLAGAAVRNLPTLPGYGRVQLERAWLAR